aaatggtaagaaaatcaacaggcagcggactcattaaaagatttgcgtaagacaacagtaataaatttacaaaaaatacccacttaattcactattttcttttaaaatactatgttacttaagaagagttattactTTTTGGCCAATCTTTCgtttggcatcataaaagtaggtgttttttttacattaattaaacattaatttttagaaaatctttgaatgcagaataagttttaaaaataacataaagtcttctttaagtaaaataccctatgtaccctatttatatatatttaccctaCCCTATCTACCCTTTATCTATattttcccttcatgtcccataactttgggacgtcctgtatagtagaggtcagtgtaaaatatacacattaaaaaaaacatttacgccatattttagtttaaattgcCATTTTGTATTAATAACGTACCTACTGCATTAATTGACCAGTAAATTGTAAGaacttttaaatgtaatttggtttgttttaatatatgAGAGGACGATACAGACTGGATTAATTCAGGAACCAGTCTCTGCCATAAAAACGGcattaaaaaggcatttattttctcaaaattgattcctttagaattctttttgatgtcatttcttatactactagatactactaccgcttcggaaacaaatggcgctctgagagagaagaagcggcgcaagaaactctcccagcattctctttttttgcgctcttttcaataaaaatatacaatattgtacagtcatatctatcgctataaaataattacaatctagtcccaggctgtccgatcatttagatattcagcagtggagtaataggatttacgacagagccatttttttataaaacatttaaatttatttatagataatgccggaacagtggctgggactttattgtagaagtgtatacatttacccttaaagctattatgtatcttatgaagcctactagaattagttacaagcaatcccttatttctagtgttataataatgaaaatcactattaagagcaaaaaggtgacgatttttgtgaacatatattaaattttcataaatgtactgacaatgaacagtcataatatttatttctttaaatttttctttgagagactgtctataaccaagctgatatatagcacgaacagctctcttttgcagtgcaaacactatatatatataataataataaataatatatttaatatcaatgtcagcagcatgaccccatagtaatataccgttcgtcatgatgctgtgaaaataactaaagtacactaatctagcggtcgcgacattcgtgtactctctaatctttctaactgcatatgccgcagagctgagtctatctgctagatgggtaatatgtggaccccactgaagctttttatctaacgtgatacccaagaagaccatagtgtccacaagttccaatctctggtcatttataagtacgttggtttgtacctccgctgtgtttggtgtaatgaaccgtaaacactttgtttttttactgtttaagtgcagattattcgtctcaaaccaacgcactatctttgagattgcattgcttacctcgtcatcaatatccattgatgacgaggtaagcacgtcgcttcactttaaaaataagtgaagtatcatcagcagacaatacaatctcatggctatcatctaccacaaacggtagatcgttaatatatataagagacaagaaaggaccgagaatagaaccctgtggaacacctattcccacaggtttacccgaagaccgtttgccatttacatctactatctgaactctttcgcttaaatatgatttcaacagatttagggctctatttttcactccataatgctttagttttaggagtaaagtttcatggtggacgcagtcaaatgcttttgacaaatcacaaaaaatgcccaatgcatcctgtgactcttcccaggcgtcaaagatgtgctcaatgagtctaggacccgcattaattgttgataagcccctagtgaaaccaaactgatttttgttcattaatttacaaaaatgcatttgaagcaaaagtttttcaaaaattttactaaaaacaggcagcactgaaataggtctgaaattagcagggtcaaaagaactgcccgatttaaacaaaggtataactttgctgtatttcatgaggttagggaacacaccctcatctatgcattcattaaacattattgctaattcaggtgctataatgtcaagtatgtattttacaatattagtcgaatggccccataggtcttttgtattttttaggttaattaatttgaagatttttattatatcgctacctgtaacatacttaaatttcaaatcagtggaagatactggtacgtgtaatttaagcatatcatatgctgcttttggcgaagagttaaggtctttggtcgtgacaatcgggatttcggagaagtatttatcaaattcatttgcaatttctatttccgaatttataacgcgattattaatatttaaacagatagaggtgttacggcaattcgatctaccagtttcattgttaattacactccaagtagcttttactttattattactgtttttaattttatctgcaatgaaacgtgttttcgcttcatgacaaactacttaaagagcttggagtatttttttacatatattttaaattcttcactattattgaaatgtttctcataataaaggtcatataagcgtttacaacttttgtggatacccattgttgcccaatcattaaaactatgtttgttgtttactgtcaccgttactggagtaaaaatcctgtcaaattcctcacagaaggaattgaagactaagttatagtgaaaattaacagtttcaccacagtgtaaaaatggtatcgtatttaccaaattatttctaaacctctcaaggcagctacccgtaactggtataatcgtcaccttttttggtctgacattgtccaatcttgtatttacttttataagttgcccactatggtcggactgaagattattaattatgagttaactagtaatagtaacatctataaaaatattatctaaacaggttgctgttgtagaagtgattctagtaggttcccaaaatacattgaacaaattaaaactttgaaataaatttttaaggctagtacaattggccgaaggttcaagcaagtttatattaaaatctccacacactataattgacttgctagttttgctaaattttgatagtacctcctccattctatgttggaattgttcatatgatgcagtgggggggcggtatacacttacaataataaattgctctagttctatacaagctatctcaattagttgttctatagagagattaacaatatctcttctatttttacattttaatctattattaataataattagggaacctccatgtatggGCAATACACTACACTTACACAATacacttctacaaaacgaactgactactttatgttctctaaaactaaactggagctgatgactcttacgccaatgttgtgtaatacataatatatctatattacagcagctcaaaaacagttcaatttctaattccttacttgagataccttatatattctggtgaacaatatttatgagctttatattatgattatctatagcagtaacatttatatttggtgaatgttgcaagagttgtcctcccttgtcaaataacttcctacattccccaatagaggcttgtatgtcgattattttacaattttgcccaatagaggcatgtttattaaataatactacagaggaagtagtttgttgactaagactataagctattaaagtagccagctgtcgcttaactctaaatggtaggtataggttaccattagttattttcagtttataattaatgaatttatttaaatatttttctattttgctcctgtgtcaaatccgaggagtatggaaatgtacacatcatcactttagattttgtgttattggaaatattaattaatttttctatatttttaattaggtccttatttctaatattatgagaatAGATAGATTTGGAACAtctatagacgacctgacagcccaATGCTTGaacaaatttgatttgtcaatTTGTCCGTTCGctagttatttaatattcaaaatactaaaaagCTAaggccaagcgtggctgactgtttacgacttgtcaattaaaGTCGGTAACAGTAGCAATAGATTCACTTACCTTTTCTTTCTTCCTTTATCTCCATTagatatgttcttctctctcgtacGCTTTGTttttctatacgctagtatattgcaacccccttattcataatagtctgctaacttaaagcattgctaattctcactctgtcttcttctattgacctaagtcagagtgagaaaaaacactcctaagcgactgtttaaagttagcggaccattatgaataagggggttagtcttCTCTGCTATTTGATAAGGTATTTTTCCCCCTGCAATAAAGCAATACTATAAaactgtggattgagcttccttgtgcggtgtttctgggacgctacgacatgggtaccttcaaaaaaaagcgtcTTTCCTTGAAgtcccggcaacgctcctatgattcctctggtgctgcaaatgtgggcgacggtgatcacttaacaccaggtgacacggacgctcatttgtcctccttttccataaaaataagaaGCATTTTGCAATTGAAGTGAGAAATTAAAGAAATCTATTTAATTGTAACAGGACGATATGATAGACGATGTTCAGTCATTCGTTGCTGCCGCCGAAGCTCTCAAGGAGTGTGGGGCCTACAAAATCTACGTTCTGGCGACACACGGCCTGCTCTCTTCAGACGCACCGCGCCTAATTGAAGATTCACCAATCGATGAAGTGGTTGTCACAAATACAGTGCCCCACGAACTACAAAAAATGCAATGTAACAAAATAAAGACCATTGATATATCAGTTCTATTAAGTGAAGCAATAAGGCGTATTCACAATAAAGAATCCATGTCGTATctgtttaaaaatgtaacacttgaagattaagttttatcatacaaaacaattaaaagcGAAGATATTTTTGTAGTTTAATCTCACAGAGTATTGATCGTTGTGTTTATAAGCCTTTAGATTCGATTTTCGTGTTAATCGGTAGGTATTGTCAAGATTTATTAGAATGAATAGAGCAAATTATTTAGGATTGATGAAAAATATACCTTTATATTCTACATTATGCAACTCCTTTATATTCTTAGTTAGTTGATTTTATTAAGTGTAATGTATTAGCTTTGGTATGTTCATAAGTTCCATTAACGtacgtaattaaaattattgtgaatGTGCTCTTTGTTTTGAGGTTATATGTTTTGCTTACATGGCatgagttaaaataaaaaataaagagtcaaaattttgacaaatatCCAAATCTCTTGTAAATTTCATGCgtgaaataattacaaaatccaCATTTGTTACGTATTCAACACATAGTATTATGATTAAATGTTTGTGGtatgtaatttgttttattttttacatcaagacatttattgatattaattgcAAAAACTCTTATAGGTTATACAGTCTACCGAGTCCCAAATAATGTTGCTTAGGTCTTAtcaatataaatgatctaagatatgcCTTCAATAGACTAGAACTTGGCAACATTTTTCATGGAAAGTATGAACTTCTTGGTTTATTAGCTCCGCGCGATAAGCGAGTGAGCCAttgtcaagttttttttttctttatttatttttaaaacggaGAAGTATGAATCAGCTATTCTGAACCACCTGAGGAATCAAAAAGTGTTGCCAAAATTATAGTGTTTTACTTGACATGTGAATTCGAAAACTGAAACACATTGGTACTTATGTGGCTGGCTAGGATCAAATAACGCTTCCAAATTAAGTGCAGGTGGTAAACGCCTGCCTATGAGAATACACCACCGATcgattattataatgtaatccGCGGTAAGTGATTAattcattacaaattaaatttgaaaacaaaatttatgtaggTACGATTGCAGCCAACATTTGGaatgaacaaaatatatatgcTTTTTTTTCTCCCAAGGTATTTTACCTTAGTTGAAAAAAACAACGTGTGGTACAACCTCACTATAGTATAGCTTCAATACGGTGAGAGGAGGTAACTGTACAGTTCAAATGGGATTGGATAGCGATGTTGCCGTTATGAAAGTACCGTAGTCTGCCTGTAATATCAGCTCAAAATATGTACAATAAGATTGAGCCGTAATAAGTTAGATACGTACGTACCTACTTTCTACTAATATACCTTATTGTATGAGTTACACCTTTAATGATAAGTCCGAGAGAAGTAAAAGTCTTTGATAGTTGTAAAaatgatatattaataaaaagataaaataaactgaTTGATTCTAAAATGATATGTTTATGAGTTACGCGCGGCGTGATTGATTACCAATGACGAACTGCAGTCTAAATGACCTAAGTTAATGCATGTGGCGTAAAATTGCTGAAATAACAAATGTACGTGCGTTGGCCCGTACATGCTCCCGGGCCAAAACATGGGAGATGAATGATAGTGATGCGAGTGCATGACATATAACAGGCTTAAacaacaaatattgtattttgattACAAGATTATTAAACAATGTTACTTAATATTACAATGAGCTAAAGTCTTTACGAAAGATCGGCGACGTATTCCTATTAACATAACGCGCACTTGGTAACTGATTGGTACTTTTAAATGCATTGGCACTTTTTATCGGGGATACAAGCCTTACCGTTATGgcaattttgacaaatattataaatataaacgttTTTATTGTTGTAAATTGATTGCGACATATTCCGTGAATTTGATaacttgaaatttgaattattttgatgCTTTGAACTCGAAGTCATTGAACTGTTGTAATTAGGGTTTCGTATAATAGATTTACCCTGCGCCTCTTGCTTGCGTTTGGTAGTTTCCATTGTTGTAAACTTATTTTCTATGAATGATAAAAATTCTGATATATTGGTTACTTCTGTCGGCTGGTTTACTGATGCTACGTTTACGATTCACTATGGGTCTCGGAATCTAATTTTTGACATAAAATATAGACCAATAGTGGGTCCCACGTGTCGACAGTAACACCAAGATTTTTAATGGCATTTAAGTTCTCACGTGTAGTATCATGGATTCCTTTCAGATAGTTTACTGATACCTGCTGCATAACTGgaatttcaaataatatgtcAAAATGAGAATTGAGAATTAATTTCTTATGATCGTACCTATAAGTTTAGATTTCAAAAACTGCATCCGCTGAGCGCTTGATAGTGTAGGGTTGTTGTGTATGGTCTCTATAAATAGATCCTTAAATGAGATCCATTGATGATAGTTACCGCTGAAGCTGGGTAGTTCTAATTGGGGTGTAGCATGTTCTCGGTGGGATGACGACCACATTTTCCCGTTGATTTCCTTAATAATTTCGTTATACTTCCTTTCGAATCTGAAGTATGTAGCTTCATATTCTGCTTCGCGGCCACAACCACCACTCGCTGACCAACGAGCTTGGATGATTCGCAGCAGATGATCGAACTCCCACTTTTCCCTAATATTATCAAGATTAATATTAGAGATGCTGTGTTCGAAGGCTTTGAAATGACTACTTTGCTTCCTTAACATTTCATCAGTTTTGCTGGTTACGCCTTGAGAACGAGATGATAAGCCTGGTTCTGTGATTTGAATAGAATTCGGCATGCCGATAGGTGTAGCCGGCTTAATAAGCGGAGTCGAAGGTCTGCTAGTTAAAACACCTAAGTTATAAGCAGTAGGTATTTGAACTTTGGCTGTGAGACTGAGCAtcaataaactataataaatatcCACGTCAAGTTCAAGCAACAACCAcacactttatttttttcttttatagtattttgatttgggctgatggtcttgttaccaaagcttcaaaaaaaaaattattgtttataaaatatgtttttgtctGTATTGTAGCCTTGTAGGTTAggttattcataaaaaaatattaaatcatttcAGTTTGCTCatacattttacaaatcataTAAAATAGTGAATATCCAGAAGGGGTCCTTAGtcattaattcaaataattcattaatcatgcataaaatcttaaataaacACGAAAGATAGATTCGAAgtaaaaatgatttttaaaaatatttcccgACGTTATCTGCGTTCTTGTTGGAAAATCTGTCATAGAAATCACAGTAGAAATATACTGAAATTACATGAACGTGGAATGTATCAAGATATTTTTCCTAATACATCAGCGTAAGTTgcaattttttatatcttttaaagaTCAATTGTGTACAGCCAacccaatattttttctaatttaggtcagaaatattaaatattttgaaccaATCTCCTCAATGTGTGTATGCTGGTTTTGATCCAACCGCTAACAGCCTTCATGTGGGCAATTTACTTgtgataataaatttattgcacTGGCAGAGAGGAGGACATAATGTTGTAGCACTGGTAAGTATTTTTAACTATATGCTTCtataactaatatataaaatccttGCATAGGAATCTAAAAATTCCAGCTGTTAGTGACATTAGGTGCCATGCTTATGAATAGTCttatataattacttttaaCATATCTACAGTATTAAATGTTTCATCTGCAGATAACCTAACTTTGGTATGAATACTTTTGCTATCTTTCAGCATTTAGcagtatttattgaattttcgTTAACATGAAGTTtctagaaaaattattaatatcaattaataattcataatatgttagccaaattattttgtacacCTCACAAATAGAATTTTGTCATAGTTAGGTGGTGCAACAGGATGCATTGGCGACCCAAGTGGAAAGAGTTCTGATAGACTTGCATTGCCTCCTGAGACTAtacaagaaaatataaattgtctaagGAAGAATTTAGAAGTGGTTTTTGAaaatcatagaaaatatatttggtCCAAAAATGAGACTAAACTAAAACCTATTAAGTATGTTTTAATAccatttttaatgaaacttataataataaatatttcacactaattaatcatattattttaggATTGTTAATAATGAAACATGGTATAGAAAGATAGACTCAATACAATTTGTGAGTGAAATTGGAAGAAATTTTAGAATGGGAACTATGTTGCTGAAGCACAGTGTACAAAGCAGAATTAATTCAGAAGTGGGAATGAGTTTTACTGAATTTGCCTATCAAATATTCCAAGCTTATGATTGGTTGCACCTCCTAAATGAATATAATTGCAGGTTTCAGGTAAGATATGCCTTTTCTTCTATAAAAATACTGtgaattgttttttgttatcatatgaatgtcaaaagttttatcTTTTTACTATTTACTATCACTTAAAAGGTTACttcaatgagaagaagtggtaagaaagtcattgccactcttttaagtcaaaattaatagcttcatcgttttattatctattttaacTGCAATATAATATGTCAACAAGAATAAACGAAAGCCTTAAACAAtgtagtcaaaaaaaaaaaatgtaataattatacacacaagagttattgacaacagtagctgcatcaatccacacacaccggaCACTAAATAGagaactttaattttaaaaatgaagcAGTTTCCAGTAACAGTTacattaaagttatattatagttatataaagtTGTATAATATACTTTGAGAAACcatagaaaaatttttttttagataggTGGAAGCGATCAAATGGGAAACATATGCGCTGGACATGAACTGATTAGTAGAACTGCAAAGAAAAATGTTtatggtaatttttttaagttttacctAGTTGCATTAACACAAGTATCGGAATATGTATAGATTTTATGGAAAGAtgtaattgttaatttaaatcaatCCTATTATTGCCTGTCACATGTGTATGTGACACTATGTTTGCAACTTTTTATGAGAAacacattattaatataaaatgtgcCTCAGCAACTTTATTAGAGTGTTGTATACAAGCTGGCCAGGAGTGGAAAAATTGGATGAGGTTTTTGCGCACCAGGGATCTGTAACAAAAGTACAGAAGAGAAAAAAACATTACCTTCAAGCACTTATAAACTACTACGCTTTGAAGCGTAGGTCAGTGGAACAATAGGTAGTTTTAGCCTTTAGGGACCCTTTTTAAGGTCAGCATTTGGTGAACCCTGTGTATGTATGCTCGTTTGCCCTACACATCCATAAAAACGTTAATAAACATTTGAAATGTAACaagctatattattatggtAAAAATAGTAACCCTGATCGTCAATTGACTTAAAAAAACCCACACAAATTCGTAAAATCAGCTGTGCATATCATATTAGTAAATTTTACTGTATGCCATTGGGTTGCCATTTTTGTTATATGTAAATAACCAGTATTTTTAGTTCTTTTCGTAATTCATCTGTAAATTACAGGATTAACTTTACCATTAGTGACAACAGAAGAAGGTGATAAATTTGGAAAATCAGCAGGAAATGCAATATGGCTTGACCCCCAGAAGACCAGTCCATACAGTTTATACCAGTATTTCATAAGGACTAAGGATTCAGAAGTGGAGAGATTGTTAAAACTGTTTACATTTTATAACTTGGGAGAAATAAAGGATATAATGTTCAAACATTCTCAGCACCCACAAGAACGGTATCCTCAGCAATGTTTAGCCGAACATATAACTAAATTAGTACATGGAGGTAACGTTaataaaaacttctttaagTTTTTTGACATTAACAGGGTTATTTGAGATAATTTTAACCCCTATATGCATTAGGCAAAAGTGAACTATTGTTGATGTTTTGAAAACAGAACCATTATAAGTCCAACTTGTTGACCACCCGTCTATTTGTCAGGAATCTTTATGTCGAAAACGCGTAGAGGCATTTAGTTAGAAATTAGAACGATATACTCTTAGTTACGATACGTTAAGTTAATACGATAAGTTAACGTAGACAAAATATACGGCCGTTTATGccgcaaaaaaaaacatatattttaacaCGCTCAAGGGAATCAAAACTTATAGGGTCTTTTCCGTTTACCTAAAGCTATGAAATTTGCAAGCAATAAATAAAGCAAGTAATACTGTATTATACTACAAGTAAAGAGAAAAGTCTGGTAACTATACATTtgtattaaaatcataaaaaagcaGGGTCTTTATGAAAGGAGCATTACAAATTTTGAATTGAGTTAGCAGTGTTATGTGGGGTACCTATCGTATGAAAGGGCTTCGTTGGCACAAGCTTAAACAGACTTTTAATCTatgctataatattataaagctgcagtgtttgtttgtttgattgtttgaacgcgctaatctctggtactactggttcgatttgaatgattctttcagtgttgggtagtccatttatcgaggaaggctataggctatgttttttttttcaaaataagggatccgtaataaaattgctattttgtaacacaaggtgtaaaatggaaaacctatttttgcgtgcgctgcaaaaactattgacaatagaacaaaatgatgtacaggctataatataggcaatattttattacttataaaactatcgcgtgaattatactttatatggcaaaacaacgtttgccgggtcagctagttcctAATAATATCTACCTACTGAACCTTCGATAGGGTTTTTCTTAACCTGCTAGTTTCCTTATTGCATTGCGAAATAATcaagctggtgatcttcttgcatacccataaatgggcgcaagcggttgagttgAAGGGAGAGGCTTGTTCGAtggggtgtggcataaagcgcttatagcgaaactgccatcctatgggcttcccgagaacttgtgcaaatgggtcactagctttttggctgatcggagc
This window of the Leptidea sinapis chromosome 18, ilLepSina1.1, whole genome shotgun sequence genome carries:
- the LOC126969564 gene encoding tyrosine--tRNA ligase, mitochondrial, whose amino-acid sequence is MIFKNISRRYLRSCWKICHRNHSRNILKLHERGMYQDIFPNTSASEILNILNQSPQCVYAGFDPTANSLHVGNLLVIINLLHWQRGGHNVVALLGGATGCIGDPSGKSSDRLALPPETIQENINCLRKNLEVVFENHRKYIWSKNETKLKPIKIVNNETWYRKIDSIQFVSEIGRNFRMGTMLLKHSVQSRINSEVGMSFTEFAYQIFQAYDWLHLLNEYNCRFQIGGSDQMGNICAGHELISRTAKKNVYGLTLPLVTTEEGDKFGKSAGNAIWLDPQKTSPYSLYQYFIRTKDSEVERLLKLFTFYNLGEIKDIMFKHSQHPQERYPQQCLAEHITKLVHGEEGLVRAREATSAIYSKDINSLISLSSTELEQVFEGAPIVTMLLSPALTVLDLGMKAKCFATESDALRIIQAGGFYINHQKVKKVDEVITQAAHILPNLTSLLRVGKRNYYIIKWLT